Sequence from the Prunus persica cultivar Lovell chromosome G5, Prunus_persica_NCBIv2, whole genome shotgun sequence genome:
ATTTGGTAGGTGCCAACGTAAAACTTCTCAAACAAGTTCAACtccaattaaaaaaactataaaataaaataaaaataaaaataaaagagagaaaagaaggaaacaatAATGTAGATAATGGCGGAGTGATTAGGCGAGATCGGCGCTGGCGTTGATTCCTTAATCACCATCCATTAGGTTTCTGATCGATCCCACCTAAGCATTGGGCCCCACTGGCCCCCCACCCACACACCAGACCAAACGTCACCTACAAGTTACAACGGCCTAATTCCCAAACGCTGCCTCTAattttgggaatttttttttctccattttctcaatTATAAGGCAAAACCGGAACCACTAAAAAACGACAAGTCGTTCTCGATACAGATAGTCAGAATGGTCACCGCCAATTGCCGGTCACTTGATATGTTTCCGTTACAAACTTCCATTTCTTCTCTTACCATCTTTATAAAACACACACGCACACCGTTTTACAGAGAGAGACGCAATTGCTCAATTGGGGGTTTTCCTCagcctcctctctctcttttcctcttgTCGTCTGTACAAGTCCATATGGCCATGGAAGACGTTGACTTGGAGTCAATAGGCCACGGAAGAACCAGTTCGCGCTGCTGCTTCTGTATCCCGGCGTCGTCGGCCTGGTGGGAGCGGATGCGAGCGAACCAAAACAACGACAGCTGGTGGTCCCGAGGCTTCAAAGCCTTCTACAAGCTTCGAGAGTGGTCCGAAATCGTCGCCGGCCCAAGGTGGAAGACTTTCATTCGCCGATTCAACCGGAATAGAAGCGGAGGCGGCGGCAGCTCCGGTGCTGGGCGGCACCACGGGAAATTCCAATACGACCCGTTGAGTTATGCTCTGAACTTCGACGAAGGCAAGGAGGACGAAGACGACGAAGTCGGCGGATTTCGCGATTTCTCGACCCGGTTCGCCTCGCTTCCTCCGGTCAGGTCCGGGTTACCAGAATCAAGTAAAGACGTGGCGGTGTACGGGTGAGTGAGAATGCGCATGGAGGTGTTGTGAGCATTTGATTGCTGGAATGGCCACTCAATGAGCTGGCTGGATGGTGGAAGGTTGACCGAGACGTATGACGTGGCGCCGTCagttttcctttatttatttatttatttttgtttggttgtcGATAATGTCGTTGTAGTAATTTagataattttttaatgttttaattttgtttttg
This genomic interval carries:
- the LOC18776499 gene encoding uncharacterized protein LOC18776499, producing MVTANCRSLDMFPLQTSISSLTIFIKHTRTPFYRERRNCSIGGFPQPPLSLFLLSSVQVHMAMEDVDLESIGHGRTSSRCCFCIPASSAWWERMRANQNNDSWWSRGFKAFYKLREWSEIVAGPRWKTFIRRFNRNRSGGGGSSGAGRHHGKFQYDPLSYALNFDEGKEDEDDEVGGFRDFSTRFASLPPVRSGLPESSKDVAVYG